The following proteins are co-located in the Flavobacterium sp. CECT 9288 genome:
- a CDS encoding HIT family protein has product MSSIFTKIIQGEIPCYKIAEDENFIAFLDVNPNAKGHTLCIPKQEINKIFDIEDDLYLGLMQFSKKIAIALEKTVPCKRVGMAVVGLEVPHAHVHLIPLNEMDEMRFQNKVSLTTQEFTTLAAAIAANL; this is encoded by the coding sequence ATGTCAAGTATTTTTACCAAAATTATCCAAGGAGAAATTCCATGTTACAAGATAGCAGAGGATGAAAATTTCATAGCTTTTTTAGATGTAAATCCAAACGCAAAAGGTCACACACTTTGTATTCCGAAACAAGAAATCAATAAGATTTTTGATATAGAAGACGATTTGTATTTGGGGCTAATGCAGTTTTCTAAAAAAATAGCAATTGCACTTGAAAAAACAGTTCCTTGTAAACGCGTCGGGATGGCAGTTGTAGGACTCGAAGTTCCTCATGCGCACGTACATTTGATTCCGTTAAACGAAATGGATGAAATGCGTTTTCAAAATAAAGTGAGTCTAACGACCCAAGAATTTACTACACTGGCAGCAGCAATTGCAGCCAACTTGTAA
- the greA gene encoding transcription elongation factor GreA, with amino-acid sequence MSTVSYYTAEGLKKLREELDYLKSVMRPKASADIAEARDKGDLSENAEYDAAKEAQGMLEMRIAKLEEVHSNARLIDESHLDLSKVLVLSNVKIKNQTNGMEMKYTLVAESEADLKTGKISVTSPIGKGLLGKSVGEVAEITVPNGVLKFEILEITRD; translated from the coding sequence ATGAGTACAGTATCGTATTACACCGCAGAAGGATTAAAGAAATTAAGAGAAGAATTAGATTATCTAAAAAGCGTGATGCGTCCTAAAGCATCAGCAGATATTGCAGAGGCTAGAGATAAAGGAGATTTATCTGAGAATGCTGAGTATGATGCAGCCAAAGAAGCACAAGGTATGCTTGAGATGCGTATTGCTAAACTAGAAGAAGTACACTCAAACGCTCGATTAATTGACGAGTCCCATTTAGACCTTTCTAAAGTACTGGTTTTATCGAATGTGAAAATCAAAAACCAAACCAACGGAATGGAAATGAAATACACATTAGTAGCAGAAAGTGAAGCAGATTTGAAAACAGGAAAAATATCCGTTACTTCACCAATTGGGAAAGGTTTACTAGGAAAATCAGTAGGGGAAGTTGCAGAAATTACGGTGCCAAATGGTGTGTTGAAGTTTGAAATTCTTGAAATCACTAGAGACTAA